In a single window of the Desulfovibrio mangrovi genome:
- the rplL gene encoding 50S ribosomal protein L7/L12 → MSVTKEQVVEFISNMTVLQLSEFIKELEETFGVSAAAPVAAVAAVAAAAPAEEAEEKTEFDVILKNAGANKIGVIKVVRALTGLGLKEAKDKVDGAPASLKEGVSKDDAEAAKKQLEEAGAEVEIK, encoded by the coding sequence ATGTCCGTTACCAAAGAACAGGTAGTTGAGTTCATTTCCAATATGACCGTTCTGCAGCTTTCCGAGTTCATCAAGGAACTGGAAGAAACCTTCGGCGTTTCCGCTGCTGCTCCCGTAGCCGCTGTTGCTGCTGTTGCCGCTGCTGCTCCCGCTGAAGAAGCAGAAGAAAAGACCGAGTTCGACGTTATCCTGAAGAACGCCGGCGCCAACAAGATCGGCGTTATCAAGGTTGTTCGCGCTCTGACCGGCCTCGGCCTGAAGGAAGCTAAGGACAAGGTTGACGGCGCTCCCGCTTCCCTGAAGGAAGGCGTATCCAAGGATGACGCTGAAGCCGCTAAGAAGCAGCTCGAAGAAGCCGGCGCAGAAGTCGAAATCAAGTAA
- the rplJ gene encoding 50S ribosomal protein L10 codes for MNRSEKAAIIERLKARAEAASIAVVTDFKGMPVEKMTELRDVLRNGGGEYHVVKNTLAGIAFTGTQHEVISSKLKDNCAVALGFDDPVAVAKALVEFTKKSKQFAIKFASLEGSFLNEAQLGELAKLPGKQELLAKALGTMNAVPTNFVGLFANIIRTFLYALNAIKEQKEAA; via the coding sequence GTGAATAGGTCTGAAAAAGCTGCGATTATTGAGCGCCTGAAGGCTCGCGCCGAAGCTGCCAGCATCGCAGTGGTGACCGACTTCAAGGGTATGCCGGTGGAAAAGATGACCGAGCTGCGTGATGTTCTTCGTAACGGCGGTGGTGAATACCACGTCGTGAAGAACACCCTGGCCGGCATCGCATTCACTGGCACCCAGCACGAAGTTATTTCTTCCAAGCTGAAGGATAACTGCGCTGTTGCCCTTGGGTTCGATGATCCTGTCGCAGTGGCTAAGGCGCTTGTTGAATTCACCAAGAAGAGCAAGCAGTTTGCTATCAAGTTCGCTTCCCTTGAGGGTTCCTTCCTCAACGAAGCGCAGCTGGGCGAACTGGCTAAGCTGCCCGGCAAGCAGGAACTGCTCGCCAAGGCACTTGGTACAATGAACGCCGTACCCACCAATTTCGTTGGCCTCTTCGCCAACATCATCCGCACCTTCCTGTACGCCTTGAATGCAATCAAGGAACAGAAGGAAGCTGCTTAA
- the rplA gene encoding 50S ribosomal protein L1, which translates to MPKHGKKYRKAVEGVSLLEKLPVEEAVAKSVASAFAKFDETVDVSINLGVDPKYSDQMVRGACALPHGLGKTVRVAVFCKGEKQAEATAAGADVVGAEDLVEKIKGGWLEFDSAIATPDCMALVGQVGRVLGPRGLMPNAKTGTVTFDVAAAVSEVKAGRVEFKVDKAGVLHAPIGKVSFGPEKLLGNLKTLLETVNRLKPSSAKGTYMRAMCVSSTMGPGIKIDPTLIKKFLEG; encoded by the coding sequence ATGCCCAAGCACGGCAAAAAATATCGCAAGGCAGTTGAGGGAGTTTCTCTCCTCGAAAAGCTGCCCGTGGAAGAAGCGGTTGCAAAATCCGTAGCTTCTGCTTTCGCCAAGTTCGATGAAACCGTTGACGTTTCCATCAATCTCGGCGTTGACCCCAAGTACTCCGACCAGATGGTTCGCGGCGCTTGCGCCCTGCCCCACGGCCTTGGCAAGACTGTACGCGTTGCAGTGTTCTGTAAGGGCGAAAAGCAGGCTGAAGCTACCGCTGCAGGCGCAGACGTAGTAGGCGCTGAAGATCTGGTAGAAAAGATCAAGGGCGGCTGGCTGGAATTTGACAGCGCTATTGCCACCCCCGACTGCATGGCCCTCGTAGGCCAGGTTGGTCGTGTGCTCGGACCCCGCGGTCTTATGCCCAACGCAAAGACCGGTACCGTAACCTTCGACGTTGCCGCCGCCGTTTCCGAAGTGAAGGCTGGCCGCGTAGAGTTCAAGGTTGACAAGGCCGGTGTTCTGCACGCTCCCATCGGTAAGGTTTCTTTCGGTCCCGAGAAGCTTCTCGGCAACCTGAAGACCCTGCTTGAGACCGTAAATCGCCTGAAGCCTTCTTCCGCTAAGGGCACTTACATGCGCGCCATGTGCGTTTCCAGCACCATGGGCCCCGGTATCAAGATTGATCCGACCCTGATCAAGAAATTCCTCGAAGGTTAG
- the rplK gene encoding 50S ribosomal protein L11 has translation MAKKEIAKIKLQIPAGAANPSPPIGPALGQHGLNIMGFCKEYNAKTMDQKGLIIPVVITVYADRSFTFITKTPPASVLILKEAKVQKGSGEPNRKKVGSLTMDQVEEIAKLKMPDLNAASLEAAKKTIMGTARSMGVDIK, from the coding sequence ATGGCTAAGAAAGAAATTGCAAAAATCAAGCTTCAGATTCCGGCAGGTGCGGCTAACCCCTCCCCGCCCATCGGTCCCGCTCTGGGTCAGCATGGTCTGAACATCATGGGCTTCTGCAAGGAATACAACGCTAAGACCATGGACCAGAAGGGCCTGATCATCCCCGTTGTTATTACCGTTTATGCGGATCGTTCCTTCACCTTCATCACCAAGACCCCCCCTGCTTCCGTCCTGATTCTCAAGGAAGCAAAGGTTCAGAAGGGTTCCGGCGAACCCAACCGTAAGAAGGTTGGTTCCCTGACCATGGATCAGGTCGAAGAGATTGCTAAGCTGAAGATGCCCGATCTGAACGCAGCCAGCCTTGAAGCTGCGAAGAAGACCATCATGGGCACCGCCCGCAGCATGGGTGTTGACATTAAGTAA
- the nusG gene encoding transcription termination/antitermination protein NusG — MTEEHIPAPKARWYIIHTYSGFEQRVELTINQMIRTNEAQGQIEEVVVPTEKVVELVKGEKRTSTRKFYPGYVMVKMVMTDFSWHLVSNIQRVTGFVGGKNRPTPMRDSEAERILSMMESRQEQPRPKFSFERGDEVRVIDGPFGGFNGVVEDVNFDKGKLRVSVSIFGRQTPVELDFVQVDKG; from the coding sequence ATGACTGAGGAACACATTCCCGCACCGAAGGCCCGTTGGTATATCATTCACACCTACTCAGGTTTTGAGCAGCGTGTTGAATTGACCATCAACCAGATGATCCGTACCAATGAGGCACAGGGCCAGATAGAAGAAGTCGTTGTACCGACCGAAAAGGTAGTTGAGCTTGTAAAGGGCGAGAAGAGAACTTCTACCCGCAAGTTCTACCCTGGGTATGTCATGGTCAAAATGGTCATGACCGATTTTTCATGGCATCTGGTTTCCAATATTCAGCGGGTAACCGGTTTCGTGGGCGGCAAAAACCGTCCTACCCCCATGCGGGATTCCGAAGCCGAGCGCATCCTCTCCATGATGGAGTCCAGACAGGAACAACCCAGGCCGAAGTTCAGCTTCGAGCGTGGGGACGAGGTCCGGGTCATTGACGGTCCTTTCGGCGGATTCAACGGCGTTGTAGAGGATGTCAATTTCGACAAGGGCAAACTTCGCGTCTCAGTATCCATCTTCGGTAGACAGACTCCGGTTGAACTGGATTTTGTCCAGGTGGATAAAGGCTAA
- the secE gene encoding preprotein translocase subunit SecE: MANKHSKKAEKANDSQAGVESKISQLKEYFEESQVEIKKVVWPSRKETITTSVAVLVLVVIMSLFLGVVDLGLTKLVEYILS, translated from the coding sequence ATGGCGAATAAGCACTCTAAGAAAGCTGAAAAAGCCAACGACTCCCAGGCGGGTGTTGAAAGCAAGATTTCTCAGCTCAAAGAGTACTTCGAAGAATCCCAGGTTGAAATTAAGAAGGTAGTCTGGCCTTCCCGAAAAGAGACGATAACGACAAGCGTAGCAGTGCTCGTGCTTGTAGTTATCATGTCTCTTTTTCTCGGTGTAGTTGACCTGGGTCTCACGAAGCTCGTTGAATACATCCTTTCCTAA
- the rpmG gene encoding 50S ribosomal protein L33: protein MRVNIQLACTECKRRNYATDKNKKNTTGRMELKKYCPWDKKHTLHRETK, encoded by the coding sequence ATGCGCGTTAACATTCAGCTTGCTTGCACCGAGTGCAAGCGGCGCAATTACGCGACCGACAAGAATAAGAAGAATACTACCGGTCGTATGGAGCTGAAGAAGTATTGTCCTTGGGACAAGAAACACACGCTCCATCGCGAAACCAAGTAA
- the tuf gene encoding elongation factor Tu, which produces MGKEKFTRTKPHVNIGTIGHIDHGKTTLTAAITKCAAMLGGGKAIAFDEIDKAPEEKERGITIATAHVEYESKLRHYAHVDCPGHADYIKNMITGAAQMDGGIIVVAATDGPMPQTREHILLARQVGVPSLVVFMNKCDMVDDEELLELVEMEVRELLSSYDFPGDDIPVIRGSALKALEADSADDPAVNCIKELLDACDSYIPEPQREVDKPFLLPIEDVFSISGRGTVVTGRIERGIIKVGEEVEIVGIRPNQKTTCTGVEMFRKLLDEGQAGDNVGLLIRGIKRDEVERGQVLCKPGSIKPHTKFKAEVYVLSKDEGGRHTPFFTGYRPQFYFRTTDITGVIALDEGVEMVMPGDNAVFNVELIHPIAMEKGLRFAIREGGRTVGAGVVSEIVE; this is translated from the coding sequence ATGGGTAAGGAAAAATTTACTCGTACCAAGCCGCACGTGAACATCGGCACCATCGGTCACATTGACCATGGTAAGACCACTCTCACTGCAGCCATCACCAAGTGCGCTGCTATGCTCGGCGGCGGCAAGGCTATTGCATTCGACGAAATCGACAAGGCTCCTGAAGAAAAGGAACGCGGCATCACCATTGCTACCGCACACGTCGAATACGAATCCAAGCTGCGTCACTACGCACACGTTGACTGCCCCGGCCACGCCGACTACATCAAGAACATGATCACCGGCGCCGCACAGATGGACGGCGGTATCATCGTAGTAGCAGCAACCGACGGTCCCATGCCCCAGACCCGTGAGCACATCCTGCTCGCTCGTCAGGTTGGCGTTCCGTCCCTCGTCGTATTCATGAACAAGTGCGACATGGTTGACGACGAAGAACTGCTGGAACTCGTAGAAATGGAAGTTCGCGAACTTCTTTCTTCCTACGACTTCCCCGGCGACGACATTCCGGTTATCCGCGGTTCCGCGCTGAAGGCTCTGGAAGCCGACAGCGCTGACGATCCGGCTGTTAACTGCATCAAGGAACTTCTCGACGCTTGTGACTCTTACATTCCTGAGCCCCAGCGCGAAGTTGACAAGCCCTTCCTGCTTCCCATCGAAGACGTGTTCTCCATCTCCGGCCGCGGTACCGTTGTTACCGGCCGTATCGAACGCGGTATCATCAAGGTTGGCGAAGAAGTGGAAATCGTGGGCATCCGTCCCAACCAGAAGACCACTTGTACCGGCGTTGAAATGTTCCGCAAGCTGCTCGACGAAGGTCAGGCTGGCGACAACGTTGGTCTCCTTATCCGTGGTATCAAGCGTGATGAAGTTGAGCGCGGTCAGGTTCTCTGCAAGCCCGGCTCCATCAAGCCCCACACCAAGTTCAAGGCAGAAGTTTACGTTCTGTCCAAGGACGAAGGCGGCCGTCACACTCCGTTCTTCACCGGCTACCGTCCTCAGTTCTACTTCCGTACCACTGACATCACTGGCGTGATTGCACTGGACGAAGGCGTAGAAATGGTAATGCCCGGCGACAACGCTGTGTTCAACGTAGAACTCATTCACCCCATCGCAATGGAAAAGGGTCTCCGCTTCGCTATCCGTGAAGGTGGCCGTACCGTTGGCGCAGGTGTTGTGTCTGAGATCGTGGAGTAA
- the lpxC gene encoding UDP-3-O-acyl-N-acetylglucosamine deacetylase: MKQTTIKKAIGCSGIGLHSGKVVKLTLSPAKEDTGVVFHIHGEHGVKVIAPEPNSVIATGLATTLGIDGTSVATVEHLLAAIAGLQIDNIKIDIEGGEVPIMDGSAASFAFLLRDAGIARQNRNRVVQRIKKAINFERDGKYIKASPYSGLRIDYTIDFDHPLIGRQSMTLEITPATFTQEIAKARTFGFMREVEYLHKNGLALGGSLDNAIVLDEYNVLNQDGLRFDDEFVRHKILDFIGDMTMLGTPLQGHFEIFASGHALNNQFLRTINDNAEIYLETVELHAFTPEPATSEAHAGRAVAAA, encoded by the coding sequence ATGAAACAGACAACGATCAAAAAAGCAATCGGCTGCTCCGGCATCGGACTACATAGCGGCAAGGTAGTGAAGCTCACCCTGTCTCCCGCAAAGGAAGACACCGGCGTCGTTTTCCACATCCACGGAGAACACGGCGTAAAAGTCATCGCTCCCGAACCCAACTCCGTAATCGCCACCGGGCTCGCCACAACTCTCGGTATCGACGGCACCTCCGTCGCAACCGTTGAGCACCTTCTTGCCGCCATCGCAGGCCTCCAGATCGACAACATCAAGATCGACATCGAGGGCGGAGAAGTTCCCATCATGGACGGCAGCGCCGCCTCCTTCGCTTTCCTGCTCAGAGATGCAGGGATTGCCCGCCAGAACCGCAACCGCGTGGTTCAACGCATCAAGAAGGCCATAAACTTCGAAAGGGACGGCAAGTACATCAAGGCCTCTCCCTACTCCGGGCTGCGCATAGACTATACCATCGACTTCGACCATCCGCTCATCGGTCGCCAGTCAATGACGCTTGAAATTACTCCCGCCACCTTTACGCAGGAGATCGCCAAGGCCCGCACCTTCGGCTTCATGCGTGAAGTGGAATATCTGCACAAGAACGGCCTTGCACTCGGCGGGTCATTGGACAATGCCATCGTTCTTGACGAGTACAACGTCCTCAACCAGGATGGCTTGCGCTTTGACGATGAATTTGTCCGCCACAAGATTCTGGACTTCATCGGTGACATGACCATGCTGGGCACCCCCCTGCAGGGACACTTCGAGATCTTTGCTTCCGGCCATGCGCTGAACAACCAGTTCCTGCGCACCATCAATGACAATGCCGAAATCTACCTCGAGACCGTGGAGCTGCACGCCTTCACCCCGGAACCTGCCACCTCTGAAGCTCATGCCGGCCGCGCCGTTGCAGCAGCTTAG
- the prmC gene encoding peptide chain release factor N(5)-glutamine methyltransferase, producing MAIARPAQLTIRTITTAFSEYLSGKAVDSPRLSADLLCMHILGASRLDLLTDPHRPVTEDQWAAIAELVERRGKGEPVAYLLGSREFYGRDFAVSPATLIPRPETEHIIEEVVRRFAGKGPFLFADLGTGTGCIATTIAAELPDAMGIAVDISPDALAIAATNAAAHGVRDRLAFVNADFMTPLFQNRSLHCIATNPPYISEAEYAELSHEVREFEPRTALVPGTTGLEHAAALIRNAENWLKPDGIFIMEMGYTQAAPNLSHLQSREGKWRDEKIISDLAGLDRMTFAVRTSQ from the coding sequence ATGGCTATAGCCAGACCGGCACAGCTCACCATACGCACCATCACTACGGCCTTCTCGGAATACCTTTCCGGGAAGGCCGTTGATTCTCCGCGCCTGTCAGCCGACCTGCTGTGCATGCATATACTTGGCGCAAGCAGACTCGACCTGCTGACCGACCCGCACCGCCCTGTCACCGAAGACCAGTGGGCAGCCATCGCCGAACTTGTCGAACGCCGAGGCAAGGGCGAACCCGTTGCCTATCTCCTCGGGAGTCGTGAATTCTATGGGCGGGATTTCGCCGTTTCGCCTGCAACACTTATCCCCCGCCCTGAGACCGAGCACATCATCGAAGAGGTGGTAAGACGCTTTGCAGGCAAAGGCCCCTTCCTCTTTGCCGACCTCGGCACCGGAACGGGCTGCATCGCGACCACTATTGCAGCGGAGCTGCCTGATGCCATGGGCATAGCCGTAGACATCTCGCCCGATGCTCTGGCAATTGCCGCAACCAATGCCGCCGCACACGGCGTACGCGACCGCCTGGCATTCGTGAACGCCGACTTTATGACACCGCTCTTCCAGAATCGCAGCCTACACTGCATTGCCACCAACCCGCCTTACATCAGCGAAGCCGAGTATGCAGAACTAAGCCATGAAGTACGGGAGTTTGAGCCCCGTACAGCTCTTGTCCCCGGCACCACAGGTCTTGAACATGCCGCAGCCCTCATCCGCAATGCGGAAAACTGGCTCAAACCCGATGGCATATTTATCATGGAGATGGGATACACTCAGGCAGCCCCCAACCTGTCCCATCTGCAATCCAGGGAGGGCAAATGGCGCGATGAAAAAATCATCTCAGACTTGGCCGGGCTGGACAGAATGACCTTTGCGGTTCGCACGTCGCAGTAG
- the prfA gene encoding peptide chain release factor 1, whose product MFSKLENLERRFEDLEQQLSSPEVFGDQERYRQLTKTHADLKLVVDAFRKYRKLKQDLEENKMLLRDSDPDMAEMAREEIKEIEAALPDMEHDLKILLLPKDPMDEKNSILEIRAGTGGDEAALFAGDLFRMYSRYAESVGWRLEVLETSETGTGGLKEVIAIIKGDKVYSRLKFESGIHRVQRVPATETQGRIHTSAATVAIMPEADEVDLNIRPEDLRFDVYRSSGPGGQSVNTTDSAVRVTHIPTGLVVCCQDEKSQHKNKAKGLKILSSRLLQMEQDKQHAEQAEQRKLLVGSGDRSGRIRTYNFPQGRCTDHRINLTLYKLDAIMEGDLGELLDALITHDQTEALQAQAEA is encoded by the coding sequence ATGTTTTCCAAGCTCGAAAACCTGGAACGTCGATTCGAAGACCTCGAACAGCAGCTCAGCTCCCCGGAAGTATTCGGGGATCAGGAGCGCTACCGCCAACTGACCAAAACGCACGCCGACCTCAAGCTGGTGGTCGACGCGTTCCGCAAATACCGCAAGCTCAAGCAGGATCTTGAAGAAAACAAGATGCTGCTTCGCGACAGCGATCCCGATATGGCCGAAATGGCCCGCGAGGAAATCAAGGAGATTGAGGCCGCACTGCCCGACATGGAGCACGACCTCAAAATCCTGCTGCTGCCCAAGGACCCCATGGATGAAAAGAACTCCATTCTTGAAATCCGTGCCGGTACCGGCGGTGACGAGGCTGCGCTGTTTGCAGGCGACCTGTTCCGCATGTACAGCCGCTACGCAGAAAGTGTCGGCTGGCGCCTCGAGGTGCTGGAAACCAGCGAAACCGGCACCGGCGGCCTCAAGGAAGTCATCGCCATCATCAAGGGCGACAAGGTATATAGCCGCCTCAAGTTCGAGTCCGGCATCCACCGCGTGCAACGCGTCCCCGCCACGGAAACGCAGGGTCGCATTCACACGTCCGCAGCCACCGTTGCGATCATGCCTGAAGCGGACGAAGTGGACCTGAACATCCGCCCCGAAGATCTGCGGTTTGACGTTTACCGGTCCTCCGGCCCCGGCGGCCAGTCGGTTAACACCACGGACTCTGCCGTGCGCGTTACCCACATCCCCACCGGCCTTGTTGTTTGCTGTCAGGATGAAAAGTCCCAGCACAAGAACAAGGCCAAGGGTCTGAAGATTCTTTCTTCGCGCCTTCTGCAGATGGAACAGGACAAGCAGCACGCAGAACAGGCTGAACAGCGCAAGCTGCTGGTCGGCAGCGGCGACCGCTCCGGCCGTATCCGCACTTACAACTTCCCGCAGGGGCGTTGTACGGACCACCGTATCAACCTGACCCTGTACAAGCTGGACGCCATCATGGAAGGGGATCTGGGAGAACTGCTGGATGCCCTGATCACCCATGACCAGACCGAAGCCCTGCAGGCACAGGCCGAGGCCTAG
- a CDS encoding DUF1385 domain-containing protein → MEGVMMRNKDRLSIAVRRPDGSIIVDNRPWFTFSGADFLKRPFVRGFPILIETLVNGIKALNYSATQAVDEETEGELKPWHLAMTLVFSIVLALGLFVVLPHLFSLGMKFIGLGGDADGLSFHVWDGIFKFAIFLTYIVGISFIPDIKRVFQYHGAEHKVIWTYEDGYTVTPGSASLRSRLHPRCGTTFLLFVLSIAIILHTILVPALLLIWTPESMWVKHSFIIVLKLGLMAPISAIAYEAIKYSAKMNDTFWGKVFSAPGMLLQMLTTNEPDDQQLEVAIVALKEALGDDAEADVHAPDYTVSEKN, encoded by the coding sequence ATGGAAGGGGTGATGATGCGCAACAAAGACCGGTTGTCCATCGCCGTCCGTCGTCCTGACGGGTCCATCATCGTAGACAACCGCCCCTGGTTCACATTCTCTGGCGCAGACTTTCTCAAGCGCCCGTTCGTCCGCGGCTTTCCCATTCTTATCGAGACACTGGTAAACGGCATCAAGGCGCTGAACTATTCCGCGACGCAAGCCGTTGATGAAGAGACCGAAGGCGAACTGAAGCCGTGGCATCTTGCCATGACGCTGGTGTTTTCCATCGTTCTCGCGCTGGGACTCTTCGTTGTCCTGCCGCACCTGTTCTCATTGGGCATGAAGTTCATCGGACTCGGCGGCGATGCCGACGGACTGAGCTTCCATGTATGGGACGGCATATTCAAATTCGCCATTTTTCTCACCTACATCGTAGGGATATCCTTCATTCCGGATATCAAGCGGGTATTCCAGTACCATGGCGCCGAGCACAAGGTCATATGGACCTATGAAGACGGCTACACCGTCACGCCCGGATCCGCCAGCCTGCGCAGCCGCCTGCACCCCCGGTGCGGCACCACCTTCCTGCTGTTCGTGCTGTCCATTGCCATCATTCTGCATACCATTCTGGTGCCTGCCCTGCTGCTGATCTGGACTCCCGAGAGCATGTGGGTGAAGCACAGCTTCATCATTGTTCTCAAGCTGGGCCTCATGGCCCCCATCAGCGCCATCGCCTATGAAGCGATCAAGTATTCCGCAAAAATGAATGACACCTTCTGGGGCAAAGTTTTCAGCGCCCCCGGCATGCTGCTGCAGATGCTGACCACCAATGAACCGGATGACCAGCAACTGGAAGTCGCCATCGTTGCCCTCAAGGAAGCGCTCGGCGATGACGCGGAAGCCGATGTTCACGCCCCCGACTATACCGTTTCGGAGAAAAACTGA
- the rpmE gene encoding 50S ribosomal protein L31, giving the protein MKTDIHPKVYLAKVTCACGYESELRTSKAAEVAVEICSQCHPYYTGKQRLLDTAGRIDRFNKKYAKFQKK; this is encoded by the coding sequence ATGAAGACTGACATCCATCCCAAAGTGTACCTGGCCAAGGTAACCTGCGCATGCGGTTACGAATCCGAACTGCGCACCTCCAAGGCCGCTGAGGTTGCAGTGGAAATCTGCTCTCAGTGCCACCCCTACTACACTGGCAAGCAGCGTCTTCTTGACACCGCTGGTCGTATCGACCGCTTCAACAAGAAGTACGCCAAGTTCCAGAAGAAGTAG
- a CDS encoding TlyA family RNA methyltransferase codes for MAKKERADQLVHEAGLAESREKAKRLIMAGQVYLLRNGVPEPVQKPGQKVDLDTEFEVRGVERFVSRGAYKLLTAIEHFGIDVEGKVALDAGASTGGFTDCLLQHGAVRVYAADVGYGQLHEKLRQDPRVINLERTNLRLAEPDLIPELVDIVVADVSFISLTLILPPCVSFMREEGVLAVLIKPQFELGPDRTEKGVVRDPQLHQEAIDKVCDFAREQLGLTVVGVVPSSIKGPKGNQEFIAYMKKG; via the coding sequence ATGGCTAAAAAAGAACGGGCAGATCAGTTGGTGCATGAAGCAGGGCTTGCGGAAAGCCGTGAAAAGGCCAAGCGGCTTATCATGGCGGGGCAGGTGTACCTGCTGCGCAACGGTGTGCCGGAGCCGGTGCAGAAGCCCGGTCAAAAGGTAGATCTGGATACGGAATTCGAGGTGCGTGGGGTGGAGCGTTTCGTCAGTCGCGGGGCGTACAAGCTGCTCACGGCCATTGAGCATTTCGGTATTGATGTGGAAGGAAAAGTGGCTCTAGATGCAGGCGCGTCAACGGGCGGCTTTACGGATTGTCTGCTGCAGCATGGGGCTGTCCGGGTGTATGCCGCTGATGTCGGATACGGGCAGTTGCATGAAAAGCTGCGTCAGGATCCGCGGGTCATCAACCTGGAGCGGACCAATCTGCGACTTGCCGAGCCGGATCTCATTCCTGAACTCGTGGATATCGTCGTTGCCGATGTGTCGTTCATTTCTCTTACGCTTATTCTCCCCCCGTGCGTCAGCTTCATGCGCGAGGAGGGCGTGCTCGCCGTACTCATCAAGCCTCAGTTCGAACTGGGACCGGACCGGACTGAGAAAGGGGTAGTGCGTGATCCTCAACTGCATCAGGAAGCTATCGACAAGGTCTGTGACTTTGCCCGCGAACAGCTGGGCCTGACCGTGGTGGGCGTTGTGCCGTCCAGCATCAAGGGACCCAAGGGCAATCAGGAGTTCATTGCCTACATGAAAAAGGGGTAG